Proteins found in one Solirubrobacterales bacterium genomic segment:
- a CDS encoding response regulator transcription factor, with protein sequence MSDGRILIADDEPSVRDAVGYALQQEGFDVTLAEDGDDADRKLGSDAPGFDLLILDIMMPGRSGLDICRDVRARSPVPIILLTAKDAEVDKVVGLEVGADDYVTKPFSVRELLGRVRAQLRRRELDRTVSGRESKTIEAGQVRIDLARHLVTVRGEPVNLTRSEFQVLRLLAERPGQVFSRLEIMEELWQSEFSGDVRACDVHISNLRQKIEVDPQDPKLVLTVRGVGYRLAEESA encoded by the coding sequence ATGAGCGACGGCAGAATTCTGATCGCGGACGACGAGCCCTCGGTTCGGGACGCCGTCGGCTATGCGCTCCAGCAGGAGGGGTTCGACGTCACGCTCGCCGAGGACGGGGACGATGCGGATCGAAAGCTCGGCAGCGACGCGCCCGGCTTCGACCTGTTGATCCTGGACATCATGATGCCGGGCCGTAGCGGCCTGGACATCTGCCGTGACGTCCGCGCCCGCAGCCCGGTGCCGATCATCCTGCTGACGGCCAAGGATGCGGAGGTCGACAAGGTCGTGGGCCTCGAGGTCGGCGCTGACGATTACGTGACGAAGCCCTTCTCCGTGCGCGAGCTGCTGGGCCGGGTTCGGGCCCAGCTGCGCCGCCGCGAGTTGGACCGCACCGTGTCGGGGCGGGAGAGCAAGACCATCGAGGCGGGACAAGTGAGGATCGACCTCGCCCGCCACCTGGTCACCGTCCGTGGCGAGCCCGTGAACCTGACGCGATCGGAGTTCCAGGTCCTGCGTCTGCTCGCGGAGCGCCCCGGGCAGGTGTTCAGCCGGCTCGAGATCATGGAGGAGCTGTGGCAGTCGGAGTTCTCGGGCGACGTGCGCGCCTGCGATGTGCACATCTCCAACCTCCGCCAGAAGATCGAGGTCGACCCCCAGGACCCGAAGCTCGTGCTCACGGTTCGCGGCGTCGGCTACCGGTTGGC
- a CDS encoding ATP-binding protein produces the protein MGQPNTVAQSRRPFGVRLYLTLGFATVASIAAGFSYLLVTGSSDEAAGEEASNVTIGRTVRVADRIGAHHWTNAATQIESVNDPGFSAWAFDAQGRLRTPRVSRGVELGEVPGRQAAIAEALRGSRAVERLPDVVTVVSQPIPRNDRFSGALLARADRPEEIDRTIDAIRGDRLTAAAIAVAVAVVIGFLIATAITTRVKRLAGSAARITEGRLDEPLQGTGGRDEIADLGMALETMRIALRETFNALSSERDRLSAIFDALDDAVMVVGPQAEVRFSNRAAASLIGSDGKVIVGLVPWLRRAAERGAAQHDGLRLGDRVYAVGIRYLPAEDAALAVVRDRTAGLRRELAEREFVSNAAHELRNPIAGMSGAIEVLRAGAKDDPSAREHFLARLSEDVERVTRLTDSLLTLARIEAVGKETTEALDVGITVEEAAQAVAPPAGIEVRLEVEPDVAARADPVLLRQVLIGLLTNAYKNTPPPGAVAVRAHRHGDDHVLIEVSDTGSGIAADEVDRIFERFYRGSGSLVHEGFGLGLAIAKRMVDVMEGEMGVESKEGAGSTFWVRLPVAQRAPTPVA, from the coding sequence ATGGGCCAGCCAAACACGGTCGCCCAGTCGCGGCGACCGTTCGGCGTCCGCCTGTACCTCACCCTCGGCTTCGCCACCGTGGCCTCGATCGCCGCCGGGTTCTCCTATCTGCTGGTCACAGGGTCCAGCGACGAGGCGGCAGGCGAAGAGGCCTCCAACGTCACCATCGGGCGCACCGTGCGCGTCGCCGATCGGATCGGTGCGCATCACTGGACGAACGCTGCGACGCAGATCGAGTCGGTCAACGATCCGGGGTTTTCAGCCTGGGCATTCGATGCGCAGGGCCGCCTGCGTACGCCGCGCGTGTCCAGAGGCGTGGAGCTCGGCGAGGTCCCTGGTCGGCAAGCAGCGATTGCAGAGGCGCTGCGCGGCTCACGAGCCGTCGAGCGGCTTCCGGATGTCGTCACCGTCGTGTCGCAGCCGATCCCTCGAAACGACCGCTTCTCGGGTGCCCTGCTTGCCCGGGCGGATCGGCCGGAGGAGATCGACCGAACCATCGACGCGATTCGGGGCGATCGCTTGACCGCGGCCGCGATCGCGGTCGCCGTCGCGGTGGTGATCGGCTTTCTGATCGCCACGGCGATCACCACGCGGGTCAAGCGGCTGGCGGGCAGCGCTGCCCGGATCACTGAGGGAAGGCTCGACGAGCCGCTCCAGGGAACCGGCGGCAGGGACGAGATCGCGGATCTCGGCATGGCGCTGGAGACGATGCGGATCGCTCTCCGCGAGACCTTCAACGCCCTGTCGTCCGAGCGCGACCGCCTGTCGGCGATCTTCGACGCCCTCGACGACGCGGTCATGGTCGTCGGCCCGCAGGCGGAGGTGCGGTTCTCGAATCGAGCGGCCGCGTCCCTGATCGGGTCCGACGGAAAGGTCATCGTGGGGCTCGTTCCGTGGCTGCGCCGCGCCGCCGAGCGAGGCGCAGCGCAGCACGACGGCCTACGTTTAGGCGACCGGGTCTACGCCGTTGGGATCCGCTATCTGCCGGCGGAGGACGCCGCGCTGGCGGTGGTGCGAGATCGCACCGCCGGGCTGCGCCGCGAGCTCGCGGAGCGCGAGTTCGTCTCCAATGCGGCCCACGAGCTGCGGAACCCGATCGCCGGCATGTCGGGCGCGATCGAGGTCCTGCGCGCCGGCGCCAAGGACGATCCGAGCGCACGGGAACACTTCCTCGCCCGGCTCTCGGAGGACGTCGAACGGGTCACCCGCCTCACCGACTCCCTGCTCACGTTGGCCCGGATCGAGGCCGTTGGGAAGGAGACCACAGAGGCGCTCGACGTGGGGATCACGGTCGAGGAGGCCGCCCAGGCGGTGGCCCCGCCCGCTGGCATCGAGGTGAGGCTCGAGGTGGAGCCCGACGTCGCCGCCCGCGCCGATCCCGTGCTCCTTCGCCAGGTCCTCATCGGGCTGCTCACGAACGCGTACAAGAACACGCCGCCGCCAGGCGCGGTCGCCGTTCGGGCCCATCGCCACGGAGACGACCACGTGCTGATCGAGGTTTCGGATACCGGCAGCGGAATCGCCGCGGACGAGGTGGATCGAATCTTCGAGCGCTTCTACCGAGGCTCGGGCTCCCTGGTGCACGAGGGCTTCGGCCTGGGGCTCGCGATTGCGAAGCGGATGGTGGACGTAATGGAAGGGGAGATGGGGGTGGAGTCGAAGGAAGGAGCCGGCAGCACCTTCTGGGTGCGGCTTCCGGTTGCACAAAGGGCCCCAACCCCGGTGGCGTGA